The genomic segment AAGCATTTGAGCATCTGTGTGATCTCTCTGCTTCTTTTTCCAAGCATGGCGCAAGAGTCTTTGAACTTGCAGGACGTAGAAAGATAAAGCTAGACCAGTATGTTGGTGTAATTGAAACGCCGTGTGGTACACGTATAGAGATATTACCGAAGCATGTAGAGCTGAATGGAACAAGTGATCAAGAGCTTATTTTAGCAGAGCGTAAACTCCTACAAAAAATGTTGAGTGTATCTTTACACTTACCTTATAGAGAGGCAGGGAGTGCAAATCTAAATCGTTTTAAACAACCTCTGCATGAATGGATTATTACTCAGTTCCTCGCGTCATTTGAGCGTTTATTGCAACGTGGTTTACGATTTGACTATAACCGTGTGCAAGAAGAACAAAAGTTTCTACGTGGGCAATTACAGCATGTGAAATATATGCGACAGCCACCTGCAAAGAAACATATATTCCCGATTGAGCATGATGTTTATGAGGTCAATCGACCTGAGAACCGTCTGATTCGTACAGCGTTGGAAGTCATTTGTAAAAAGACCAAAGATGCGAACAATTGGAAACTTGCCCAAGAACTCAGGTTGATGACCAGTGAAATACCACGAAGCCAAAAGATTCAGCAGGATTTTAGACAATGGCAGTCAGGTCGCTTACTTGCGCTATATGCTGAGATCAAACCTTGGACAGAATTGATTTTAGGTGAGTACATGCCTGTATCTACACAAGGTGAATGGCGGGGCATGAGTCTATTATTCCCGATGGAAAAGCTCTTTGAATACTTTGTGGCTTATCATTTGCGCCGTGGATTACCTGAATATCAGGTTAAAACACAGCATGCGACAGAGCATATTTGTGAACATCAAATGAGTAAGATATTTAAGTTAAAGCCTGATATTTTTATTGATCGCTCCAAAGCTAAAATGCCGAACATTGTGCTGGATACTAAGTGGAAGCTGATTGATCAAAATGAGCGTAGTGGACGATATGGCTTAAAGGACAGTGATATTCAGCAGATGTTTGCGTACAGTCACTATTACTTGAAACATGAGAGTGAAGTGATCTTGGTGTATCCATACCGAGCAGGGAAATTTGACCAACCTCTAGATGATTTTGACTTTAGGCGTACAAGTGGTGCAAAGCTTCGAGTAGTACCGTTTAACTTGGATGAGCCAGAAAATTTCAAAATAATTTAATGTGAAGGTTACCTATTAAGTACAAAGTTTGGTACTGAAAGCCTCTTTTTTGATGATTAAGTACAATTTTCTATACTTAATCATCAGCCGTACTGGATTTGCATTATGAAACGGAAAACCTATACCTTTGTGAAAAAGGGATTAGGATGCAATCGGCGATATGGCTACTAAAGAAAAAATTGTAATTGATCAATTTTTAAAATTTAAGCAAGGGGGGGTGTTCTGTCGCTTCGATTTTGGTATAGAAATAAGCGATAAAGAACTAAAACGGATTTTATATCAATTTATTCAGTCAGGTGAGGTGCAGGTCATCTTGTCTAAAGTTTATTATAAAGTTGAAATGAATAAACTCAGCCAATTTAAAAATAAACCGTTGAGTCCTGATATCACTGATGTACTGGAAACTCTGTCGAGAGCCACGGCGCTCAAATTTCAGGTGCATGGTGGAGTCGCTGCTAATCGGCTAGGACTAAGTACTCAAGTGCCTCTTATTCATGTTTTTTATACAACGGGAAGATCTAGAGATATTAAACTTTACGGGCAAACTGTACGTTTCATCCGTACTCGTTGTTTAGATGTATTCCAGTATGCTTATAAGCCAGTTGGATTGGCAATTTCCGCATTATATTTTTTAGGTCCACAAATTGTTAATGGAGTTATGATTAAGCAGTTAAAAAAAACATTGGGTGAAAATGACTATCAGAGGTTGATAAAAGCTAAAAAACCGTTATGGATAGAAAATAGGATATTGGAAGTTGAAAAAAAATATTAAGAAAATATGAAATAGAACTTATGGTTATGCGATATCACATAAGGCTACGGCATATTTGTCATTAATAACAGAGTAGAATATTTAAATCCAAACCAGATAAATTCATAGATCATTCAAAAAATATTTAGTGTGTACTTAGTATGCTAAATGCAATATTTTGCACTTAAAGCTATTTTTTGACGATTAAGTACAATTTTGTGTACTTAATCATTAGCCATGCTAAATTTGCATTGTTAAAAGGAAATGACATATCTTCGTATTAGGATCATTAATATCAACAAAATATGCAATTTCACCGTAATGACTTTCCGACATCGATTGCTGAAGCCTTAGGAGATCGGCTAAAACGTGCACGCCTCAATAAGAATTTAACTCAGCATGAAGTTGCTCAGTTGGCATGGATTTCGAGACGGGCAGTATTGAAAGCTGAGAAAGGGGATGTTCGCCTAGCGGATTTAGTAGCGATTTTACAGGCTCTAGATTTGGTTGATCAGTTAAATTTATTTTTACCAGAGCAACCATTATCACCAATCCAACTTTTGAAGTTACGAGGTAAAACTCGTAAACGAGCATCGGGTAATGCCAATACGGATAATAATAAAAGCTCAGAAGTCTTAGATTGGTAGTGTTTAGCTAGTAGCAAAGCGAGAAAGATTTTTTCTTTTTTAGTTGAGACTGAAACTACTATTTTTACTTCTAGTTAAATGATTTTAAGTTATTGATTTAATTCAAATAAAATGGTTTTTTGGGTTTGTATCTTGATACAGACGATATACAAGCGAGAAAGATTTTTACTTTTATTTGATTTTGAAGCCACTGTTTAAAATTTATTTTTAGATTTCAAGTTATTGATTTTATTAAATGTTAAAGTAATTCTAGTTCGTAATTTGATAATGATGATATAAGCGAGAAAGTTTTTTCTCATTAACTAATTAAAAAATGGTAGAACTATAAACAATAATGAGCTTAAAAGTCGC from the Acinetobacter sp. YWS30-1 genome contains:
- a CDS encoding McrC family protein — protein: MHDFTVREYAFISVAYEGCPTSSLDHAYIPEKAFEHLCDLSASFSKHGARVFELAGRRKIKLDQYVGVIETPCGTRIEILPKHVELNGTSDQELILAERKLLQKMLSVSLHLPYREAGSANLNRFKQPLHEWIITQFLASFERLLQRGLRFDYNRVQEEQKFLRGQLQHVKYMRQPPAKKHIFPIEHDVYEVNRPENRLIRTALEVICKKTKDANNWKLAQELRLMTSEIPRSQKIQQDFRQWQSGRLLALYAEIKPWTELILGEYMPVSTQGEWRGMSLLFPMEKLFEYFVAYHLRRGLPEYQVKTQHATEHICEHQMSKIFKLKPDIFIDRSKAKMPNIVLDTKWKLIDQNERSGRYGLKDSDIQQMFAYSHYYLKHESEVILVYPYRAGKFDQPLDDFDFRRTSGAKLRVVPFNLDEPENFKII
- a CDS encoding DUF6088 family protein, with amino-acid sequence MATKEKIVIDQFLKFKQGGVFCRFDFGIEISDKELKRILYQFIQSGEVQVILSKVYYKVEMNKLSQFKNKPLSPDITDVLETLSRATALKFQVHGGVAANRLGLSTQVPLIHVFYTTGRSRDIKLYGQTVRFIRTRCLDVFQYAYKPVGLAISALYFLGPQIVNGVMIKQLKKTLGENDYQRLIKAKKPLWIENRILEVEKKY
- a CDS encoding helix-turn-helix domain-containing protein, encoding MQFHRNDFPTSIAEALGDRLKRARLNKNLTQHEVAQLAWISRRAVLKAEKGDVRLADLVAILQALDLVDQLNLFLPEQPLSPIQLLKLRGKTRKRASGNANTDNNKSSEVLDW